A genomic region of Haliotis asinina isolate JCU_RB_2024 chromosome 1, JCU_Hal_asi_v2, whole genome shotgun sequence contains the following coding sequences:
- the LOC137268435 gene encoding uncharacterized protein DDB_G0290587-like: MDHIMRAEYIQSPSRYFALLQDERYHVKDVLIIHEDLICVTYTVRKSESSKETKVKTPKAVPPKWVVIPPPPGTTPATTMTRKTQKEEEVVVVNKKKKKKTPTKKTLVNPMDTPATAPPKQKKQKLEEKVSVKTSPKKVSKSISHKGPSPKSVSPKSTCLKSTLPKGTPPKGTPPTKKTKKKEAPTTTPTTTKAADPQSVKKQMTSDVLWNNDQQTVDVSPDKLASPASPDATPHNELPPDLQDLYDLLPMLPPEMPPSTVPMTDAKQTTTTTVSGETSADTSAHSGLMTADPMMTSVMAPETTSSEMTASEMMPPEDYPDIPMFNDENHFHPGQMDFLRCSTCNPHDHLNWW, translated from the coding sequence ATGGACCACATCATGAGGGCTGAATACATTCAATCCCCTTCGAGGTACTTTGCTCTTCTCCAGGATGAACGTTATCATGTGAAGGACGTACTCATCATCCATGAGGACCTCATCTGTGTCACTTATACCGTTCGTAAGTCGGAATCCTCCAAAGAGACAAAAGTCAAGACACCCAAGGCCGTCCCTCCTAAATGGGTGGtgataccaccaccaccagggaCAACCCCTGCCACCACAATGACGAGGAAGACAcagaaggaggaggaggtggtggtggtcaacaagaagaagaagaagaaaacacCCACCAAGAAGACCCTGGTTAATCCTATGGATACCCCTGCCACGGCTCCTcccaaacaaaagaaacagaagTTGGAGGAGAAGGTTTCCGTCAAGACATCCCCTAAGAAGGTGTCCAAGAGTATCTCTCACAAGGGTCCCTCTCCCAAGAGTGTCTCTCCCAAGAGTACTTGTCTCAAGAGTACCCTTCCCAAAGGTACCCCTCCCAAGGGTACCCCTCCCACgaagaagacgaagaagaagGAAGCCCCtaccaccacccccaccaccaccaaggCAGCAGACCCACAGAGTGTCAAGAAACAGATGACGTCTGATGTGCTGTGGAACAATGATCAGCAAACTGTTGATGTCAGCCCCGACAAGTTAGCCTCTCCTGCTAGCCCCGATGCAACACCCCACAATGAGTTACCTCCTGATCTTCAAGACTTGTATGATCTACTACCGATGCTGCCACCAGAGATGCCACCGTCGACTGTCCCCATGACTGATGCAAagcagacaacaacaacaacagtgtcAGGGGAGACTTCCGCCGACACGTCTGCTCATTCAGGCCTGATGACGGCAGATCCCATGATGACATCCGTGATGGCTCCAGAGACGACTTCATCCGAGATGACTGCATCCGAGATGATGCCTCCCGAGGACTATCCAGACATTCCCATGTTTAACgatgaaaatcattttcatccTGGACAAATGGACTTTCTACGTTGTTCAACTTGTAATCCCCACGACCATTTGAACTGGTGGtga
- the LOC137268535 gene encoding uncharacterized protein, protein MYRLGVLRQHPDIDQVVAQWECDFLKEQKDNEYLRAFLTTLQGPHAYLPDPLDPREAFFGGRTNATKLYYEAKEEEEIKYVDVCSLYPYICKYGTYPLGHPEIKDHPPVSDLFDLHGLIQCRVLPPTDLYHPVLPYRVHGKLLFRLCRTCAEEEFVGSCPHGDEDRAWVGTYVSKELQYAVQECGYQVLDIYEAWHFDRLTTYDPDTQEGGLFAKYVNNFFQMKQEVSGYPEGCTDPEEYIREIQQKEGVTLDRAHIRKNPGLRALAKACLNNHWGKFGQRIGFDRTEYISSPQRYFALLRDERCQVKDVDIINEDLLCVTHEPRPKFHDPHPAHNVVIAAWVTAQARLKLYSYLKPLDRRVLYFDTDSIIYIHRPLQYNPPLGDTLGELTDELGRGNSIQIFASAGPKNYTYKLRHPQPNCSVVAVSKV, encoded by the coding sequence ATGTACCGGCTCGGTGTGTTACGACAGCATCCTGACATCGACCAAGTGGTGGCCCAGTGGGAATGTGATTTCTTGAAAGAACAGAAAGACAACGAGTATCTGAGAGCGTTCCTGACCACCCTGCAAGGACCTCATGCTTACCTGCCTGACCCATTGGATCCCAGAGAGGCTTTCTTTGGAGGACGCACCAACGCCACCAAACTCTACTATGAAGCGAAGGAAGAGGAAGAGATCAAATATGTGGACGTGTGTTCTCTCTACCCTTACATCTGCAAGTATGGCACGTACCCCTTGGGACATCCCGAGATCAAGGATCATCCTCCCGTGTCAGACTTGTTTGACCTACATGGACTCATTCAGTGTCGGGTCTTGCCACCCACGGACCTCTACCATCCAGTGCTTCCTTACCGCGTCCATGGCAAGCTGCTGTTTCGTCTGTGTCGCACTTGTGCTGAAGAAGAGTTTGTTGGCTCCTGTCCCCATGGTGACGAAGATCGAGCATGGGTGGGCACCTACGTCAGCAAGGAGTTGCAGTATGCCGTTCAAGAGTGTGGCTATCAAGTCCTTGACATCTACGAGGCTTGGCATTTTGACAGACTCACCACCTACGACCCTGACACGCAAGAGGGAGGATTGTTTGCCAAGTATGTGAACAATTTCTTCCAGATGAAACAAGAGGTCAGCGGATACCCTGAAGGTTGTACAGACCCCGAGGAGTACATCAGGGAGATTCAGCAAAAAGAAGGAGTCACTTTGGATCGTGCTCACATTCGCAAAAACCCTGGACTACGTGCCCTCGCGAAAGCCTGCCTAAACAATCACTGGGGCAagtttggtcaacgtatcgggTTCGACAGGACAGAGTACATCAGTTCTCCACAAAGGTACTTTGCCCTCCTTCGGGATGAACGGTGTCAAGTAAAGGATGTCGACATTATCAACGAAGACCTCCTCTGTGTCACGCATGAACCTCGCCCAAAATTTCACGACCCACATCCTGCTCACAACGTGGTCATTGCAGCCTGGGTCACAGCCCAAGCCCGTCTCAAGCTCTACTCCTACCTGAAACCTTTGGATCGCCGCGTCCTGTACTTTGATACAGACAGTATCATTTACATTCATCGTCCCCTACAGTACAACCCTCCACTGGGAGACACCTTGGGAGAACTCACCGACGAGCTGGGAAGGGGCAATAGCATTCAGATCTTTGCCTCGGCAGGGCCCAAGAACTACACCTACAAGCTACGGCATCCTCAACCCAACTGCAGTGTAGTAGCTGTCAGCAAAGTCTGA